The stretch of DNA GCAGCTTCACCGTGTCCGGCATTTTCGAGGCCGGCCACATGGACTTCGACGCGGCGCTGTCCTTCATCCACGTCGAGGATGCGCAGCGCATGGAGCGCCTGCCGGCGCCGATGGGCCTGCGCCTGCGCATCGCCGACATGCGCCAGGCCCCGATCGTGGCCGAGGAACTCAAGAAATCCATGCCGGGCGACCTGGAAATGCGCGACTGGTCCAAGCTCAACGCCAACTGGTTCGCCGCCGTACAGACCGAGAAGAAGATGATGTTCATCATCCTCACCCTGATCATCGCGGTGGCCGCGTTCAACCTGGTGTCCACCCTGGTGATGACGGTGACCGACAAGCAGGCCGACATCGCGATCCTGCGCACCCTGGGCGCCTCGCCGCGCTCGATCATGAAGATCTTCATGGTGCAGGGCGCGCTGGTCGGCATCATCGGCACCGTCCTGGGCGTGGGCGGCGGCGTGCTGGTGGCACTGAACATCGACGTCATCGTCCCCTTCATCGAAAGTGTGCTGGGAGTGCAGTTCTTGTCGAAAGATATCTACCTGATCAGCGCGGTGCCGTCCGACCTGCGCTGGCCGGACGTTTTCAAGATCGGCGGCGTATCGGTGCTGCTGGCGTTTGCTGCGACCCTGTACCCGAGCTGGGCGGCGTCGCGCGTAAAACCTGCGGAGGCGCTGCGTTATGAATGATTCCCCCAATAAGCCAACCACCCCTGTGTTGTCCTGCCGCGGCCTGGGCAAGACCTTCAAGCAGGGCGACTACAGCGTCAAGGTCCTGGACGGCATCGACTTCGCGATCTACCGCGGCGAGCGCGTGGCCATCGTCGGCGCGTCCGGCTCCGGCAAGTCGACGCTGCTGCACCTGCTGGGCGGACTGGACACCCCATCGACCGGTTCCGTGACCCTGCTGGGCGAGGATTTCGCGACCCTGTCCGAGACCCGGCGCGGCGAGCTGCGCAACTCCTCGCTCGGCTTCGTCTACCAGTTCCACCACCTGCTGCCGGAGTTCTCGGCCCTCGACAACGTTTTGATGCCCCTGATGATCCGGCGCGAGGCGCGCGCGCCAGCCCTGAAGAAAGCCGAAGCGATTCTCGGGCGCGTGGGCCTGGGCAAGCGCGTGGTGCACCGTCCGGGCGAGCTGTCGGGCGGCGAGCGCCAGCGCGTGGCCCTGGCGCGCGCGCTGGTCACCGAACCGGCCTGCGTGCTGGCCGACGAACCGACCGGTAACCTCGACCACAGCACCGCGCAGTCGATTTTCGACCTGATGCTGGAGCTGTCGCGCACCCTCGGCACCGCCTTTGTCATCGTCACCCACGACATGGAGCTGGCGCGCCGCTGCGACCGCGTGTTCCGCCTGACCGAACACGGCCTGCAGGCGGTGGAGAACTAGGGATGTGGATCGACACCCACTGCCACCTGGATGCGCACGAATTCGGCCACGGGTCGCTGGATGTGGCCGCGCAGGCAAGAGCGGCTGGCGTGTCGATGATCGTCGCGATGGCGATCGAGCGCGGCAATTTCGGCGCCGTGGCCGAGCTGGCCGCGCGGGCGCCGAACGTCACCTATGCGCTGGGCATCCACCCGATCTGCGTGCCGCAGGCGCAGGATGAAGACCTGCTGGTGCTGCGCAGCGCGGTGGAAGCGGCCCTGGGCGATCCCAACTTCGTCGGAGTCGGCGAGATCGGCCTGGATTTCTTCATTCCACGGCTGTGCGAACCGGACATGCGCGAGAAGCAGGAGCGCTTCCTGCGCGAACAGCTGCGCATCGCGCGCGACTTCGGCCTGCCGGTGATGCTGCACGTGCGCCGCTCGCAGGACCAGGTGCTCAAGCACTTACGCCAGATCCGGCCCCCGGCCGGCATCGCGCACGCCTTCAATGGCAGCTTCCAGCAGGCGCAGAATTTCATCGACCTGGGTTTTCACCTCGGCTTCGGCGGCGCCATGACCTTTACGCGCGCGCTGCAGATCCGGCGCCTGGCGGCCGAGCTGCCGCTCACGGCGATCGTGCTGGAGACCGATTCGCCGGACATCGCGCCGTCCTGGATCCACCCGGGGCTCAACACGCCCGACCAGCTGCCGGGCATCGGCGCCGCCCTGGCCGGGCTGCGCGGGATCGGCGTGGACGCCGTGCGGGAAGCGGTCCACCGCAATACGCTGGCGGCGATTCCGCGGCTGGCAAGCTACCCGCTGCGTTAGTAGATTACTACTAAACCTTTTCTTCGGTAGCATTCCGTGCGCCGTCCGGTAGCGGCGACCGTGGCTGTTCTGCTTAGTTCGCCCAAAGCATGCTGACCGCACGCAATGCCGTAGCTCAACCCTTCTGCCAAGATGCACTCTTCGCTGCCACTGCAGCACAGCCACTACGGAGAGTGATTTGGACAGCGCGAGCGAATTCCTGCGGATGCTCAGGCACGAGAAGTCGCTGACGACCGCCCACCGGCCGATCCGGATGCGCTTGGGCCATGCCGACCACCTGGCCGACGAACTGCTGCTGCCGCAGCGGGTGCAGGGCCACGAATCGGTGTGCGGCGGCTTCGAATACGTGATCACCTGCGTCGCCGACACCCCGCGCCTCCCGCTCAAGGAACTCATCGCGCTTCCCGCCGAACTGCAAATGGTCACCGACCGCGGCCAGCTGCGCAGCATCTGCGGCATCGTCGCCGAGGCGCGCGCCGGCGACCACGACGGCGGCCTGGCGGTCTACCAGCTGGTGCTGCGCGATGCCCTGGCGGTCATGGAAAAGCGCGTCAACAGCCGCGTCTTCCGCTACCAGAACGAACTCGAGATCGTGCAGGTCCTGTTCGACGAATGGCGCCAGTCCAACAGCGTCATGGCCAGCGCCTTCGACTACGAACTCGACCCGCTGTTCGACATGCGCCTGTACCCGCCGCGCGAACAGACCATGCAGCACAACGAATCCGACGCCGCCTTCGTGCGCCGCCTGCTCAAGCGCCGCGGCATCGCCTGGACCTTCCGCCCGGGCCGTGCCCGTGCCGGCAGCGCCGACCAGGACGCCGACGACACCCCGGTCCACACCCTGGTGCTGTTCTCCGACCCGGCTTCGCTGCCGCGCAGCGCCGCCGGCAGCGTGCGCTACCACCGCGACCACGCCACCGAGGAGCGCGACACCGTGGTTTCCTGGTGCGCCGCGCGGCGCCTGCAGCCGGGCAGCATCACCCGCCACAGCTGGGATTACCGCAACCCCAGCGGCACCCAGTTCATGAGCACCACCGCGCGCAGCATGGCCGACCAGGGCCGCAGCGGCAACGCGCTGGCGGCCAGCCTGGACGACTACCTGGTCGAGATGCCGCATGCCGGCAACGACGTCGAGGATCACTGGCGGCTCGGCCAGGTGCGAATGAACCGGCACGAATTCGACACCAAGTGCTTCCATGGCGAAGGCAGCGTGCGCGACCTGTGCGCGGGCGAGTACTTCAGCCTGAGCGGCCACCCCGAGATCGACGCCCACCCCGAAACCGAACGCGATTTCGTCGTGACCGCGGTCTGGATGGAAGCCGAGAACAACCTGCCGGCCGACCTGTCGGCGCGCGTGCGCCGCCTGATGGGGCCCTACACCCCGGGCGATGCCATGCTGGCGCCGAACGAACATCCGGTGGCCGGCGACGGCGTGCGGGTGCGGATGCGCTTCGATTGCGTGCGGCGCGGCATCCCGCTGGTGCCGGCCTTCGATCCGCGCACCGACCTGCCGCATCCCCAGCTGCAAAGCGCCATCGTCACCGGACCGCCGGGCGAGGAGGTGCATTGCGACGCGCTGGGGCGGGTGAAGATCCGCTTCCCGGGCATGCGCTCGCTCGACCACAAGCATGCGCACGGCGCCGGGGCCTCGGATACCCCGGCCGATTCGGCCTGGGTGCGGGTGGCGTCGAACTGGGCCGGCAACGGACCCGGCGCCAACCAGCAGTGCGGCACGCTGTCGCTGCCGCGCGTCGGCAGCGAAGTCCTGGTGGCCTTCCTGGGCGGCGACCCGGACCGGCCGGTGGTCCTGTCGCAGGTCTTCAACCAGCGCGGCGAGCCGCCGGCCTTGAGCCGGGCCGGCGGCCTGCCCGGGAACCGTTACCTGTCGGGCACCCGCACCCGCGAGATCGGCGGCGGGCGCGGCAACCAGCTGCGCTTCGACGACACTCGCGGCGAGATCAGCGCCCAGCTGGCGAGCGATCATGGCGCTTCGCAACTGAACCTCGGCTGGCTGACGCAACCTAAGGCCAACGGCACGGCCGCGCCGCGCGGCGAAGGCGCCGAGCTGCGCAGCGACCATAGCGTGGCGATCCGCGGCAAGGAAGGCGTGCTCCTGAGCGCGGAGGCGGCGCCGGCCGCCGAGGGCGCGCAGCTGGCGCGCGCCGGCCTGGTCGGTCTCGCCGAACTGATGCAAAGCATCGCGGACGAGGTGGCCAAGCTCGCGGAACAGCATACGGATGATGAGCCGAGCGCGCAGCGCCTGGGCGACCTGTCCGACAAGCTGCGGCGCTGGGACCAAGGCTCCAACGTGGCGCCGGGCGACAAGGGCGCCGAGCCGATCGTGGCCGTGACCGCCCCGGCGGGCATCATGCTGGCCAGCCAGGACAATGTCGCGCTCGGATCGGAGACCCAGCTCGACATGGTCAGTGGCGGCGATGCGCGCACCTCGGCCGGAAAGAACATCTTCCTGCGCGCCGCGCGCGGGATCAGTGCGTTTGCCCAGGCACTGGGAATCAAGCTGGTGGCGGGGCGGGGCAACGTCCTGCTGGAGGCCCACCAGGGCAATGTCGAGGTCAAGTCCTCGGGCAAGATCAGCCTGATCTCGGCGGAAGCGATCCATATCGAAGCACCGGTGGTCCGGATCATCTCGCAGGGCGCGCAGACGGAATGGGGTAATGACACAATCACGCTGCAAAGCGCCGGCCAGCACATCATCAACGCAAGCGGGCTCACCCGCGGGCCCGCTGGTGGTGGCAATCCGACAAAGCCCGACTTCGCGAAAAGCGCATTGAAAGCCACGGAACGTGTTGTCCTGCGCCATCTCCAAACGCGCGAACCGATTCCACACCAGAATTATATTGCCCACCTCAGTGACGGCAAGACCATCCAGGGCACCAGCGACGCGGAAGGGCGCACCGAGCTGGTGCAGAGCGACGAACTGGGGCCGGTGCGCTTCGAGCTTCTTCCGTCATCCATCTAAGCTGTCGGGAACCGTCATGCGTGAACCGACCAGGCCGTTGCCTCCGCTCGTCCCTCTGTCGCATGGCGGTTGGGAAGTAAATTCATTCATGTCCTCGGCGGACTACACCATCCGCGGCCTCGGACTTGTCCCTCCCAACAAGATTGTCCCGGTCATTGTTGTACCGGGCATCATGGGGACGAACCTTCGGGCCAAACAAAAACTGCGATTGGGGCGCCTAGAGGATGAGCGGAATAAGATGGTCGAACCCGGCCGGCCTACTTGGCGCCCGCCTAACGGTGGTAGTGAAGGCCTCAAGGCGGCGAACATCTGGGACATGTATACGCCGCGGGAGCGTCAATTGCTGTTAGACGCAGCCACGCTGGAAGTGGACCCAGACGGCCCTGTCGTCATACCTAAGTCCGAGGACAGCTATGTACTGGCCGAGCGCGACCTTCGGGAACGCGGTTGGGGCGAATTGCATGCCGACTCGTATGGCGGACTTCTCTACGCCTTGCAGACTCGCTTGAATCAAACGTTCGGGTTTGATGAGCATGGCCAAAAGCGCTTCGTCCAACAGCATTGGAAGGAGGTAATGGCCTGTGATCCTCGGCGATGGGGGCTCCGCCAGTTCGCGCCCCTCACGGAAGAACACCTCGTGAAGCATGCCGAGTACTACTTTCCCGTCTATGCCGTTGGATACTGCTGGCTACAAGATTGTAAGACGTCAGCGGAAATGCTGGAAAAGCGCATTCTTCACATCATCAATTCGTGGAAAGCGGCGAAGCGACAATGTTCGAAAGTAATCCTAGTGACGCATTCAATGGGCGGCTTGGTTGCTAGAGCGTGCGCGATGCGCATTCCCGACAAGATTGCCGGCGTCATCCATGGTGTCATGCCAGCACTGGGTGCACCAGTTGCCTATCGCAGGCTTGCATCTGGGACAGAGCCGTTTTCACCGAATAGTTCACCTCTCAAGAAATTTGCAGACTCCAGGGTGGCTATGATTTTGGGAAATCGCGCTGACAAGACGACGCCTGTCTTAGCTACATCGCCAGGAGCGCTTGAGCTTTTGCCGAATCACTTATATCCACATCCCTGGTTGCACGTTCGCGTGTTCAGGTTCCTCAGCGGAACGCAAGGGGCGAATCCGCCGGGAAAAAGCGGCGCATACGGGTACCAGACAAAACCGAATGATGCATTGTCCTTTCCCAATGCAAATCTGCAGAATCCCTACGATCTGTATCGTGACATGAAATTTTGGTTTCGCTTGGTTAATCCGGAGCTCGCCGATCCAGCTGGCAAATATGCCAACAATAAACGTGGCGGAGTAGTGTCTGCAATTAAGAAGGGAATTAATACTGCCGAGACCTTCCATAGAACGCTTGGGGACTACTATCACCCTAATACCTACGCTTTCTATGGAGACGATAAAGAGCAGCTCTCATTTGGGCAGGTCAGGTGGGTTGCCCTTCAGCCGGCAGATTCAGCAACGGCGCTCACGCCGGCCAATCTGACAGCCGCGCGGTATATCGGCCAGTCTGAAACTGGACAGCGGCGCGTACTTGTCGAGGGCAAGACCGAGCTTCGTTTTGCACCCGATCAGCAGGACGCTCGAGGTGACGGGACCGTACCGCATCAATCCGGCGCTGGGCCGGCGGGCAAAGTCAAACAGGTGTTTGCGACGGAGGGCTACGACCACCAAGGATCGTATAACAATGATCACATGCTCATGTTAACGCTCCGATTGATTACCAAGATCGTCCAGGAGATCTCGTGATGAATTGGCTCCGGAGCCGGCCGGCAAGAATGCTGGCCGGAGCTCTGTGCGCGGGATTGGTCGCCACATGGGCGGTGGGCAAAGTATTGGATAAACGCGAATTAAGCCGACGAGACCAACATGAGGTAGCTCGAATGACCGACAAAATGAAGACCGTATGTGTCGGCAGGTTCCTGATTGACGTGCCGGAAGAAGCCGAAATTGAACTGAGACAGGCGCGCATCGATGGTTTCGACATCTCGGCTTTCAACGAAACCGAAGAGGAGTTCCAGAAGCGCGTTGCCGAGCGGGAGTTGCAGATCAGGTCCAAGCCGGACTGGCGTGGCGGTAACAAGAACCTGGAGTCCGCGAGGGAGGTGACGACAGGCAGCGGCCTCTCCGGCGCGATTTTCATACACAGTCGGACGGTGGAAGAAGGAACGCAGGGCAACGGTCTAGGCGGAGTGGAGCGCTATCGCGATGAGGGCATTACGACGGAAGCCCTCGTGCATGCCCATGGCGTAAGCGTCGACCTGTTCTTTGAAGACAGAAATCCTGACTTAATCGAGGATCTTCCCACGCTGGTTAGTCAACTTGTAGCGAACCCGGACAACCGTATTCCTACCGAGCCGGGATTTTGCATGGATCGCGTCTATGTTCGCGATCCGCTCAGCGCCGGTCAACGCGAGCAAATTATGCTATTCGGCCGGCTGCCACATCATCCGGATGTCGAGTTCATGTTCATTGTTTCGGCCGGACTGAAACCCGAGCCACATGGGGTACTGGCAAGGAGTGACGCTGTGCACGAAGGGCTGTCGATGGCTGATCGAATGCGTATCACTAGATTACGAGCGGCGCCCCGCGAAATTGGCGGCCTAAAGGGGGAGGAGGTGGCGGAATTGGTAGTCGAGAATAATGAAGCACGTGGTCACAGTTTTTGGTGGGAAGTGAACGGGACCGAAAACAACGTCTTCGTCCCACACGTCGTACTCAGGATGAGTACCGGAAATGGCAATCGACAACCCGTTTCCTCCTCGCTGTCGGACGGCGCCGCACTTGGATTATGGGACAAGATCTCGTCCAGTGTTCGTCTACGACCGACCGAATCTGTGGCGAGCAAACCCGTCAAAGCGACGCCAACGCCGCTCGGCACATATGCATCGGCCGGCGAGCGTTGCCCTGAAAGCGGCTGGTGGCTCTGTGGTGATGGTGGTAATGGTATCGGTGTGCTCGGCGGCCAGCGACAGTACATCAAGAAAGGCGATCTCATGCCCCAGGCGCTGCTGCTTCCTCCCCGTACCCTGTGGGACAAGGTCCGTGGAATGCAGTCGAGTTATGAATCAAAGAATCCAACCAGTTGGAAACTTGTCGACCACCGTGCGCGTAAGAGATTGCCGCCGCGGTTGCCATTAGCGAAGGCTTCGACACCGGCTGGCACAACGGTTGCTGTAGGCGAATCACTCAGCGTGGGTAATGCCAACGTGGCAATTGGCAGCTATTTCTCGACTGGCGTCCCATGTCCAGCAAGCGGCTGGTGGCGCTGTGAAGAGTCGCATGCGCTTGATGGAACTAGATGGTTTGCACAGGGCAGCTTGTTGCCACCTGCGACATTTACTGTCGCACCAGGCATCTTTGGTCATTCGGCTAGCGCACCACAAGCAATTCAACGTCGTAGTGCATGGCGCCTGATGCGTCTTGCAGATGTCGCCGAGCAGTCAGCTAGCGAAACTGACGAGCGTGATCAGTTCGGTCTGTCGCCATCCGGCCGGCAGGTATAGCGCCTCTGCCATGTTGGGCGCTCACTTAGTTCCCACAATGCCTGTTGCCGAACTGGCTAGGAGTCTACATGACACGTTCGTTAAAGACCTGGCTGGTGGTCGTCCTTGCCGGAGTAGTCGTCGTTGCTTTGGGGCGAAGCTTCGAAAAGCATCTTGATGAGGAGAAGCGTGGAGGCTCGCAAATCGTCGAAAAGATAATGACGGTCTGTATAGGACGATTCTTAATTGACATGCCGGCAGAGGCGCTATACGAACTTCACGGTTCGCGTATCGACGGATTCGATATTGTCGCCTTTGAAGAATCGGATGCCGGGTTCCAGGAGCGTGTTCTTGCGCGAAAGGCCCAAATTGAAGCAACTACTGATCGTTTCGGGAAGCGCGATAACCTGGAAGTGTTTAGGAAGGTGAAGAACGACCATGGAGTTTGGGGTCACATCTTCGTTCACGGTAGGGATGTGACTGAAGGTCAGTCCTCTGACGGACTTACCGTCGAACGCTACCGCTACGAGAGTGTCTCGGTTGAGGCACTCGTCCATGTCGACGGAATTAGCATCGATGTTTCTGCACCCGATTATGATCCGGAGTCGATACGAAATCTCACGAAATTGATCGCGCAGATCGCTCCTAATCTAGAAAACCGAATTCCGATCGAGCACGGGTTTTGCATCGATCGTGCTTTCGTCCGTGACCCACTAAGTGCTGACCAGGGCGAACAGATCACGATGGTGGCGCGACTGCCAAATCGACCTGATATCCTGTTCAACATGATTCTGGCTGCAGGTACTGAACCGGATCGGGAAGGTTTGCTCCAACGAGCGGCTGAGTCGAGCACTAGGCTGACTGATGCTCAGTCGAAGCGCGTAAAAACGCTGCGTGCTGAAAAACGGGTTATCGGAGGGATTATCGGTGAGGAACTAGTCGAGCGCTTCCTCGAGAATGAGGGCACGGTGGTCCATAGCTTTTGGTGGGAAGTGAACGGTACCCAAGACAATGTCTTCGTTCCGCATTTGGTATTCAGAATGGACACTGGTCACAGTGATAACGGGCCCGTTCGTTCTTCACTGTCGGATCTTGCGGCACTCCGATTATGGGACAAGATCGCCTCCAGCATCCGTTTGCGGCCGATAAGCGCTCGGAATGTGACCCAGCACTTACCGCCGCTAAGCCCGACCAAGAAATAACCATTGCCGTCTAAGCTTAGCTGAGTTTCCGCAAACCCAAACACCGCAATTCAGCTACATTCCAGCTTTCCCCCGCAAGGAGAGCGGACGTGACCCACAAGCGCTTCTATATCCGCGCCGGCGCCACCACCACGGCGGGCGGCACCGTCAGGGCTTCGAGCAGTTTCACCACCCTGGACGGCATGCCGATCGCGCGCGAAGGCGATCCGGTCGACTGCCCCGCATGCGGCGAGCAAGGCGTCATCCAGTGCGTCATGCCGCGCCTTCCCGACCAGTCCGAGGGCAAGGAGTGCGCGCTGAGCGACGACCTGTGCATCTGCGCCTGTTCGCCCCCGCCCAGGCTGGTCGCCGACCAGTTCCACGACTTCCAGCTCGTCGCCGACAGCCCCACTCCCTAGCGCAACCACCCCGGCCATAGCCGCGCCTCCGGCCCATGCGCTGCGCGATCCTCGCCTTCGTCGCCGGGGTGTGCTGGCTGCAGACGCGCGCCGAACTGCCGCCACCCGCCCACTTGGCAGGCGCGCTTGTGGCGGCGCTGCTCTTGTTCACAGTGCGCAAATTCGCCGCGACCCTGCTCGCCGCCGCCATCCTCGGCGTAGCATGGTCGGCCTGGCTGGCCCACCTCGCCCTGGCCGACGTGCTGCCGCGCGAGCAGGAAGGCAAAGACGTCGCCGTCGTCGGCACCGTCGACAGCCTGCCGCATGAATTCGACGGTGGGACACGCTTCAACCTGCGCGTCGAACGGGTCCTGAGCCCGGACGCCACGGTCCCGCAGCGCATCGCCGTCTCCTGGTACGGGCAGCATGCGGCCACGGACAGCCAGACGCCTGTGCAGCCCGGCGAGCGCTGGCAGCTGGTGGTGCGCCTGCAGCGACCGCACGGCAATGCCAACCCCTACGGCTTCGACTACGAAGCCTGGTTGCTCGAGCAGGGCGTGCGCGCCACCGGCTACGTCCGTCCCGCCGGGCCGCGCAACGTCCGGCTCGACGCCTTCGTGCCGCGTCCCGCACACGTGGTGGAACGCGCTCGCGCCGCACTGCGCCGCCACATCCTGCAGAACATGGAGGGCAAGCGCTACGCCGGGGTGATCGTGGCCCTGGTGATCGGCGACCAGCGCGGCATTGTGCAGTCGAGCTGGGACGTCTTCAACCGCACCGGCATCAGCCACCTGGTGTCGATCTCAGGCCTGCACATCACGATGATCGCGGCCCTGGCGGCATGGGCGGTATCCAGCCTGTGGCGGCGCTCCTTCTTCATCGAGGGCGCCGCCTTGCCCTTGCGCCTGCCGGCCCAGAAGGCCGCGGCGCTCGCCGGGGCGCTGGTGGCGCTCGTGTACGTGCTGCTGGCCGGCGCCGGCGTGCCCGCGCAGCGCACCTTCTACATGCTGGCGTCCGTGGCGGCCGCATTGTGGTTCGGGCGGGTGGTGGCGCTGTCGCACGTGCTGTGCCTGGCCCTGGCCGTGGTGGTGCTGATCGATCCCTGGGCCGTGCTGGGGGCCGGTTTCTGGCTGTCGTTCGGTGCGGTGGCCGTGATCCTGTACGCCAATCTCGGGCGGGTGGAGTTCGCCACCGGATGGCGGCGCACCCTCGGCGCGGCCGTCCGTACCCAATACGCGGTGACTGTCGGCCTGGTGCCGCTGACCA from Massilia varians encodes:
- a CDS encoding DNA internalization-related competence protein ComEC/Rec2, translated to MRCAILAFVAGVCWLQTRAELPPPAHLAGALVAALLLFTVRKFAATLLAAAILGVAWSAWLAHLALADVLPREQEGKDVAVVGTVDSLPHEFDGGTRFNLRVERVLSPDATVPQRIAVSWYGQHAATDSQTPVQPGERWQLVVRLQRPHGNANPYGFDYEAWLLEQGVRATGYVRPAGPRNVRLDAFVPRPAHVVERARAALRRHILQNMEGKRYAGVIVALVIGDQRGIVQSSWDVFNRTGISHLVSISGLHITMIAALAAWAVSSLWRRSFFIEGAALPLRLPAQKAAALAGALVALVYVLLAGAGVPAQRTFYMLASVAAALWFGRVVALSHVLCLALAVVVLIDPWAVLGAGFWLSFGAVAVILYANLGRVEFATGWRRTLGAAVRTQYAVTVGLVPLTMLLFAQVSLASPLANAVAIPVVSLFVTPLALLGALLPAPLAGWVLGLAHVAVELLADGLAWLAASPLAVVNAPAPQAWIFVLALAGAAWMLAPRGWPHRWAGLAAWAPMLTQLPSAPPDGSFSVTAFDVGQGMALLVETGRHRLLYDAGPQYGPGADAAGRILLPYLRGRGIGALDALVVSHSDVDHAGGARTLLEGVTVAQVHSSLPGSHPVVRAARRHRRCDAGQEWHWDGVRFELLGPTPQSYQEAGLKANARSCVLRVSALGKAMLLAADIEAAQELQLLQTSPGRLRADVLLAPHHGSGTSSTAAFLAAVEPTFGIFQVGYRNRYRHPKKEVYERYGSLGIRRLRTDESGAVTLHFGQTLDVGEFRSERRRYWHGR